The Setaria viridis chromosome 2, Setaria_viridis_v4.0, whole genome shotgun sequence DNA window taaaaaaaaaaacgatcTGTGAATTCAACTCAGTGCATATAAACCTCATGCCATCAACCAGCCGGAAAGGCAAAAGTGacaatttcaaattttaatttAGGCTTGGGCCAAGCCCATGGAAGGAGCAAAGCCGGACCATGCATGTTATTAATTCAGGCTACTGAGGCCCATATGCTTGAACCAACTGGACCGGCTAGCTATCGCCTGTTCGACTAGCAATTATTTTTTAACCTCATGTTTCACATGTTATATACGCCTTCTGTTGTCGTACATCGATAAAGTTTTGACTATAATTTTCATCCTCAATGTGCCCAATATTATTTGTAGAAAGTAGAGTTATAAAGCATTAAAAATCACAGATATATTTGTGTTAAAAGGTACTTTCGTGTCTCGTACATTTattattataaacacattttaATAGATACCCCCCTTGCCCAAAAACtgttcgtttagaaaattttaggcAAGATAATAGCAATGCTAAAAGTCCAAAGTACCTCTAATAGTTCTTCTTAATCGGACggattaccgagtagaattaattatgcatgcacgcttgtagtaattgtcggacctattagccttccttatttagcgaCTCTGGTTCGGGCATCAATGGTGGGAGTAAATAATCGATTCGTTAATTGGACCAGAAGGTATTATGAGGGTCTTTGTTGGATAGTCTGAAAGATATATaaacactctttgtgggataaattttgaaggCTAAATAAATAGTTTtattgggatggagggagtaataacaGTAACAATGTACTATGAAACCATGAGAAATTGATAACATAAACCGGAGGATGTATATCTTAGTCATACAAAAAAATTAGGTAGCAAATGGACCTTAACCATGATATCCTGAAATATATTGTTTGTTAAACTAGTTTCACTGAAATCAAAAAAGTTTTTTAGTTGAAACTTAGACTGAATTAGGCAGTACAGTAGTAGCTTTTAGTAACGCTACAAAAATCCCAAAACAGCTGTTTCAGCGACAGGTAACCGGAAATCGCTGCTCTGGCCACACGATTTTTGTTGTTCTGTACGGCCGTACTATGCCCTCCTTTGGCACGGCTTAAGCAAAAAAGGACTTCGGCCTCATATGACAGTACTAAATACCGCACATTACTGTAGCGCAAAGTTGGAATGAATACTGAGATCTCCGAACGAAAGAAGGAGGTGAAACCATACCAAACGAGGCCTATCTCATTCACGACGGGTCACGCCCGCGCCGCAAAACCTCGTCGCGGGTCTGGACCGACCCTGGCCCATCCGCCGCACCCGCACCAAGCACCATACGCCGGCGATTGGTGCCGCTGCCAATGGCCACCGCCGCAGCACCAAAATCCCTCCCGTTCCTCACCACCGCAACCACCAATTCCACCCGCACCACCCGGCCCTCAGCTGCCCGCTCACACACACCGCGGCCCTCCCCAACCTCTTGTTCCTGCGTCGGACGccgcgctcccgctcccgcgGTCGCTGCCTCTCCTCGCTTCGGCAGTGCTTGCAGGGCTCAGTTCCCCCTTCGATCTCTTCTCCTTCATCGAGCGGCAGCCTCGCcttcagcggcggcagcggcggaaggTACCTCGGCGCGAACGAAATGTTGATTTGTGGCGTAGTTGACTGGATGATGTTAAATCATGCGTTTCTGATATCTGAAGGGATGTCTGACCCGGAGTTGAGGCTGGTGCTCGAGCTCGCCACCGACGAGGAGCTGCTGGAGTTCGAGGAGATTCTCTACGGCACCAGGTTCGATTGCCCCCTGATTTTTCTCATGCTGTTTGGCCTATTTAGCTCTGATATAGCTGCATCAGTTGGTTTAAGTGTTAGTATATTGGGTCCTTAAGACAAAATTGGATAGGTTGATTTGAGATTTTGAATAACGGTGTGCATCTGCAGCAAATGATGGGGTATGTATGCAGCAAGCAAATCCAGATTGATActagttgttttggttgattaCTCTTGTGCAACTGTCCGATGGTGATGCCATTGTGCCAGTTCAGGGCCTATTACTGTTTGTATTTGGTGCTAGCTAATTTCCGCACCTCAAGTTCAACAACGGTGACAAAGAAGCTTGACTCGATATTACATAATTTGGCAAGTGTATTTCCAGCCTTGCTACTTTACTCCCTTCCCATTCCAAATGTTGGTCATTTTGGACTTGTGCACAAGGATTAAGAAAGTAGGTCAAATGACCTTGGTGCCCTTCATCTGTACTATATTGGGGAAGATCACTCATGCACTTGTGAGAGTTGTAGCATTTATTAAGTAGGgacaaggaagaaggaaggaaagggtAAAATGTGCATAGAAATTCTAGAATGAGTTACATTTATAGAAATGTTAAGAAGGCTTACATTTGGaatcggagggagtagttgCTTGTAAATATGCAACAGGAATGCAGAAACAGTAACATCAGTTGCTACACCGTATGTGTAGAATAAAATACATATTGGCATTATAATGTATCATCTATGAGACAAACATGATGGAGACATTAGCCATTGAGCAATTGTATTGTTTTTTATGTTGAAAGTTCAACTtatttctccttttctcttccattttttcttctgtGTATTGGTCTGATGTTAAGAATTTGAAGAACAGTTGATCATCCTTGTTTCCTTTTCTTGATTCTTTCTTTAATTTGCTCACGTAGTTATCAGTCTATCACCTACCTGATTTTTCTACATGGGGTGCCATAAAATGTCGTGGTGCTAGATCTTCGTATTGTACTATTCCTCTATTTCACTTGCCCAAAATAAAAGTGTCTTTCCTTTGTTTTCAGCTATTTTAGTCCATTGCTAAAATCAATTGCAAGAAGACCGAACTCAGATTCTGTTGTTGTTTTGGATGATATCGAGGAGAGAGATCTTTTCATCTCAAAATTGGAGTCGAGGTTTCTGTATCTTGCCGCAGATGCTCGCTCGATTATAAGGTCAGTCAAGTAGAAAAATGACCCTTTAGGTTTCTGTAGCTCATCACTTTCTTGATGCTTTTACAAGAACACGCTACACTTTTCACTGTTTGTTCTTCATAGGGGGTGGAGACCATCTTACAGAGATGTCTTGCTTGGAGTAAGAAAAAAACTTGGTGTTCAGTGCTCTAGTAAATTGTCTACTGCAGACCTTGAGGCAGAAATATTTCTTCACCTTGTGAATGAATATTCAAGGTACTTACATATCCGCTGGATAAAAAGAATACCCATAAGCATATCTACAAAATAAATTGTCCTTGGGACATGTGGAAAAGTGTTTAATTTGTATGCACATGAACATAGTGCCATGCTAGCTTTCAACTCAAACAACTCTATTTGTTTATTAAATGCAAATCCTCTTGCAAGTCCACTATTGTAacagtaacttttttttttgaattccCACGCATCAGCCATCAGAAAGACCCAGCTTCATTTCCTTGGGATAAACAAAAATCTCCAAATGAGATCTCTAGCCTTGGAGTTAACAAGTGGAAGGTGCTTACTGATGCAGCTTGGAAGATTGGGGCAAAGGGACTAGAAAGTACCTTTTTAAAGGTTCTTTGCCATCCTCATTCTTTTTTATCCTTTTCCTTTGTGACCCTCTAATTTTCTGACAAATATAATTTTTCATCTTTATGGAAGGGTGGTAGTGCGTTGACCGTGAAGACGATATATGAATCGGTAGGCTACAGTTTTTGTGTTAAAATCTTGAATTCTATTGGTTCTCACTGCAGTGATGTTTGTTAATATCACTTACCATTATGTTAGTTAGCCAGTAGACTATCTGGAAAGTTGGTGATGGAGGCTGCAAATTATGAGATAAAGAAAGAACTTGTTAAGCAGGTATACCTATTTTGATAATGTTTGCTTTAATGTTCCTGACTTTTATGTGCTCATTTGGAAATTGTCTTAACAGACCAATACATCCTTTCAGCTGCTCCTCTTGATTTTGCTTGAATTGCCTATAGTGTTTCTTATCTTAATATAGGCCTTTATTTTTCATCTGCATCTGGACAAATGCATTGCAAAGCTTGTCTTTTTAATAGACTGTACTCAAACATTGCACTAGATATTTGCTATTACcttgattgaattaatataggCAAGTAATGAAGTTTCCGTTTCCAGGGTGGGCGGTTGGCTGCTGTTAACCTGGAGTCTAGAGCTGGCTTGCTTGCAGCTAGGCAGGTAATATGATCTTTGGTTAGCAATTACATTGGCCCCAATCCCCACACATCTATCTTATATGCACCATTCTGGATGTCATGTTTCAATACTCCTCTTGAATGCTTGCAGGGTTTGGCTCGTGCAGCATCGAGATATGCTGGACTTAGGAGTGTCATGACATTTCTTGGACCAATGTACGCTTCTTCTAATAGTaaagtttgaaaaatgttgattctgcatttgttttctaaaaaaattattattagATTTTGAATCATTCTACCACATTTCAAACATCACCATGAGCAGCTTAAATTATTGCATTTTTGTTTATTGC harbors:
- the LOC117846086 gene encoding uncharacterized protein isoform X3 — translated: MATAAAPKSLPFLTTATTNSTRTTRPSAARSHTPRPSPTSCSCVGRRAPAPAVAASPRFGSACRAQFPLRSLLLHRAAASPSAAAAAEGMSDPELRLVLELATDEELLEFEEILYGTSYFSPLLKSIARRPNSDSVVVLDDIEERDLFISKLESRFLYLAADARSIIRGWRPSYRDVLLGVRKKLGVQCSSKLSTADLEAEIFLHLVNEYSSHQKDPASFPWDKQKSPNEISSLGVNKWKVLTDAAWKIGAKGLESTFLKGGSALTVKTIYESLASRLSGKLVMEAANYEIKKELVKQGGRLAAVNLESRAGLLAARQGLARAASRYAGLRSVMTFLGPIIYLGAQTI
- the LOC117846086 gene encoding uncharacterized protein isoform X1; translated protein: MATAAAPKSLPFLTTATTNSTRTTRPSAARSHTPRPSPTSCSCVGRRAPAPAVAASPRFGSACRAQFPLRSLLLHRAAASPSAAAAAEGMSDPELRLVLELATDEELLEFEEILYGTSYFSPLLKSIARRPNSDSVVVLDDIEERDLFISKLESRFLYLAADARSIIRGWRPSYRDVLLGVRKKLGVQCSSKLSTADLEAEIFLHLVNEYSSHQKDPASFPWDKQKSPNEISSLGVNKWKVLTDAAWKIGAKGLESTFLKGGSALTVKTIYESLASRLSGKLVMEAANYEIKKELVKQGGRLAAVNLESRAGLLAARQGLARAASRYAGLRSVMTFLGPIMWGTLLADIVIQMLGTDYARIVQAIYAIAQIRLTRTSYIEPHEE
- the LOC117846086 gene encoding uncharacterized protein isoform X2 — its product is MATAAAPKSLPFLTTATTNSTRTTRPSAARSHTPRPSPTSCSCVGRRAPAPAVAASPRFGSACRAQFPLRSLLLHRAAASPSAAAAAEGMSDPELRLVLELATDEELLEFEEILYGTSYFSPLLKSIARRPNSDSVVVLDDIEERDLFISKLESRFLYLAADARSIIRGWRPSYRDVLLGVRKKLGVQCSSKLSTADLEAEIFLHLVNEYSSHQKDPASFPWDKQKSPNEISSLGVNKWKVLTDAAWKIGAKGLESTFLKGGSALTVKTIYESLASRLSGKLVMEAANYEIKKELVKQGGRLAAVNLESRAGLLAARQGLARAASRYAGLRSVMTFLGPIAEFMPCSIYLGAQTI